A single genomic interval of Spinacia oleracea cultivar Varoflay chromosome 6, BTI_SOV_V1, whole genome shotgun sequence harbors:
- the LOC130462576 gene encoding uncharacterized protein At4g22758, whose translation MMHRCTPNYDDHRHAGPRRLTKLLISVTVQGRVGSVQLIMSPENTVGHLIKAVLEVFEKERRRPLLNENHPSCFELHYSPFSLQSLKLEEELINLGSRNFFLCQKPVREYNAGTCFNQTKKIHNFPFSWTNKLMELLL comes from the exons ATGATGCACCGTTGCACACCGAATTATGATGATCATCGTCACGCCGGACCACGGCGGTTGACGAAGCTGCTGATAAGCGTAACGGTTCAGGGAAGAGTCGGGTCAGTTCAGCTGATTATGTCGCCGGAAAATACGGTCGGACATTTGATAAAGGCGGTTTTAGAAGTGTTTGAGAAAGAGAGGAGAAGGCCTTTGTTGAATGAGAATCATCCTAGTTGCTTTGAGCTTCATTACTCACCCTTTAGCCTACAAA GCCTAAAACTGGAGGAAGAATTAATAAATTTGGGGTCAAGGAATTTCTTCTTGTGCCAGAAGCCTGTTAGGGAATACAATGCAGGAACATGTTTCAACCAAACGAAGAAGATACACAACTTTCCATTTTCATGGACCAATAAGCTCATGGAACTCTTGCTATAA
- the LOC110784333 gene encoding uncharacterized protein, producing the protein MFNYFKLVLLLVSVLAYSGPTNAKMIQLGGSSSTEKEAATLTQELIEAQLKSVGASYEKAKMAEFEFLQKLVELRQPRMTSNEEGVRGGALKCDPSGASCSPAFQAKNVCCSGLCVPVVLSFYGICA; encoded by the exons ATGTTCAATTACTTCAAGCTTGTTCTTCTCTTGGTTTCCGTGCTTGCTTATTCAG GTCCTACGAATGCAAAGATGATCCAATTAGGAGGAAGTAGCAGCACAGAGAAAGAGGCGGCAACACTAACACAGGAGCTAATAGAGGCACAACTGAAATCAGTGGGAGCTTCATATGAAAAAGCTAAAATGGCCGAGTTTGAATTTCTCCAAAAATTGGTGGAGTTAAGACAACCGAGGATGACATCTAATGAAGAAGGCGTTCGTGGTGGCGCTCTAAAATGTGATCCATCAGGAGCTTCATGTAGCCCTGCTTTCCAAGCCAAGAATGTTTGTTGCTCAGGGCTCTGCGTTCCTGTTGTTCTCAGCTTCTACGGCATTTGTGCTTAA